The Kordia sp. SMS9 genome window below encodes:
- a CDS encoding OmpP1/FadL family transporter, producing the protein MKMKSSLLVLLSVLGMQFACAQSSSLSSSPYSLYGLGVPNETGVGIINALGKLGFAMPSLTNINDKNPASLGRMTQKSFLFDVGIKAQRETVINSFVEETRFNANFSNISLAFPISEKSGVGITLIPFTNVGYVLLGIETNIEGTTDTFFTNVNGAGGLNDFKFSYGYSVTDSFRVGASGSILFGTIDETETNFIDDTALIITEENHYSGFRFDVGLQYDWSERTSFGLNAKFPTLLNGSQSRTIETLGTATITTREEDNNLPDFELPLEVGFGFISNFLTNKLTINADYQHSFWDSTDQRDYLGEYVDQHQFGMGLSYRKNGRALKYWDRIFYRVGFNYDSGNLKVNDYRVENYTLSTGVGLPISSRTNSMLNISYSYGQKGRVSNGLIQENFHLLTLNFSFDGKWFVKRRYD; encoded by the coding sequence ATGAAGATGAAGAGTAGTTTGCTCGTCCTATTGAGTGTTTTGGGAATGCAGTTTGCATGCGCACAAAGTTCAAGTTTGTCAAGTTCGCCATACTCGTTATACGGTTTGGGTGTGCCCAATGAAACGGGCGTCGGAATCATTAATGCGTTAGGAAAATTGGGTTTTGCCATGCCTTCGTTGACAAATATCAATGATAAAAATCCTGCGTCGCTTGGGCGAATGACACAAAAATCATTTCTATTTGATGTAGGAATCAAAGCGCAGCGCGAAACCGTGATCAATTCTTTTGTAGAAGAAACGCGTTTCAATGCAAACTTCTCCAATATTTCATTGGCGTTTCCTATTTCAGAAAAATCAGGTGTGGGAATCACGCTCATTCCATTTACCAATGTGGGATATGTTTTGTTGGGAATAGAAACGAATATAGAAGGAACGACAGATACTTTTTTCACGAATGTAAATGGTGCTGGCGGTTTGAACGATTTTAAATTCAGTTACGGATATAGTGTTACGGATAGCTTCAGAGTAGGTGCAAGTGGTTCGATACTTTTTGGAACTATTGATGAAACGGAAACCAATTTTATTGACGATACAGCTTTAATCATCACGGAAGAAAATCATTATTCGGGGTTTCGGTTTGATGTTGGTTTGCAATACGACTGGTCTGAACGCACTTCTTTTGGGTTGAATGCCAAATTTCCAACGCTGCTCAATGGAAGTCAATCACGTACCATTGAAACGTTGGGAACTGCCACCATTACTACGCGTGAAGAAGACAACAATTTACCAGATTTTGAGCTGCCGTTGGAAGTTGGTTTTGGATTTATCAGCAACTTTCTGACAAATAAATTAACGATAAATGCCGATTACCAACATAGTTTTTGGGATTCCACTGATCAACGCGATTACTTAGGTGAATATGTAGATCAGCATCAGTTTGGGATGGGACTTTCCTATCGAAAAAATGGAAGGGCGCTCAAATATTGGGATCGTATTTTTTACCGCGTAGGTTTTAATTATGACAGTGGAAATTTAAAAGTAAACGATTACCGAGTTGAAAATTATACGCTCAGTACAGGTGTTGGTTTGCCCATTTCGTCGCGTACCAATTCTATGCTGAATATTTCGTATTCGTATGGGCAAAAAGGACGTGTTTCCAACGGACTCATTCAAGAGAATTTCCACTTACTCACGCTTAACTTTAGTTTTGATGGCAAATGGTTTGTGAAACGGAGGTACGATTAA
- a CDS encoding T9SS type A sorting domain-containing protein translates to MKFLKISLLFSVLLPYLASSQVSIYEFPEDLQLYKRDVISNTATVEVSGEVEMSSGFSVLTLEVYKDDILIESLTYPLSYNNNTAGFEFSQTIAAGLFQYRFKLTADTGIILKETNNIVAGDVYIVTGQSNSIRNRFFNQPFPFQNNFIRTFVLETQEWSFDPNPFTFGGIGYRFAASIINNQNVPVLVLNGGEGGKAVSHFLRNDDDILDQDTNYGRLLSRYHEANLSVGDVRGIVWFQGESNAFTSVANYVNAFHNLYAAWEEDYAPAQYYIFQVRYGCSITGYPDYRRDFQAPEANRRLGLLPKTTLISSNAITKGFDDCHYYNVNGYEVLATRLYDLVAYDFYDSANDSGIYSPNIDNVRFTNTLRNQIRFDLLPATDIYTWQNGVENDFWIEGNTDIVIISGSVFGNTVTLNLSENSVEAQPKLSYLGHNPNDTPFIVNQNGIGMLSFKGVDISDTSLEVDEQLLNNLYIYPNPATTFVTIQWGFLHEASILIYDITGKKVYGKENHKNQQMNIDVSDWSSGQYFIKITNQSATYTRMLLIN, encoded by the coding sequence ATGAAATTTTTAAAAATTTCGCTATTATTTTCTGTGTTATTGCCGTATTTAGCTTCTTCACAGGTTTCTATCTATGAATTTCCTGAAGATCTTCAATTATACAAAAGAGATGTGATCAGCAACACGGCTACAGTTGAAGTTTCTGGTGAAGTTGAGATGTCTAGTGGTTTTTCGGTGTTGACATTAGAAGTATATAAAGATGATATACTCATAGAAAGCCTAACCTATCCTTTGTCATATAACAACAATACTGCTGGTTTTGAATTCTCTCAAACTATAGCCGCTGGATTGTTCCAATATAGATTTAAACTTACTGCTGATACGGGCATTATACTTAAAGAAACTAATAATATTGTTGCAGGCGATGTGTATATCGTCACTGGGCAATCCAATTCGATTAGAAATCGATTCTTTAACCAACCGTTTCCTTTTCAAAATAATTTTATAAGAACTTTTGTGCTCGAAACCCAAGAATGGAGTTTTGATCCGAATCCTTTTACTTTTGGGGGAATTGGATATCGATTTGCAGCATCTATCATAAACAATCAAAATGTACCCGTTTTAGTATTAAACGGTGGCGAAGGTGGGAAAGCGGTTTCACATTTTCTTCGGAATGATGATGATATTTTAGACCAAGACACCAACTACGGAAGACTTTTAAGCAGGTATCATGAAGCCAATCTTTCTGTGGGAGATGTAAGGGGAATTGTGTGGTTTCAAGGAGAATCAAATGCGTTTACATCTGTTGCAAATTATGTAAATGCTTTTCACAACTTGTATGCGGCTTGGGAAGAAGATTACGCGCCAGCTCAGTACTATATCTTTCAAGTAAGATACGGCTGTTCAATTACCGGATATCCCGATTATCGAAGAGATTTTCAAGCTCCAGAAGCAAACAGAAGATTGGGGTTACTTCCCAAAACAACTTTGATTTCTTCCAATGCAATCACCAAAGGCTTCGATGATTGCCACTATTATAATGTAAATGGATATGAAGTCTTAGCAACACGATTGTATGATTTGGTCGCTTATGATTTTTACGACTCAGCCAATGACAGTGGAATTTATTCCCCTAATATTGACAATGTACGCTTTACAAATACGTTGAGAAATCAAATTAGATTTGATTTACTTCCAGCAACGGATATATACACTTGGCAGAATGGTGTGGAAAATGATTTTTGGATAGAAGGTAATACGGATATCGTAATTATAAGCGGAAGTGTTTTTGGAAATACTGTAACCCTTAATTTATCGGAAAATAGTGTTGAAGCGCAGCCAAAGCTATCCTATTTAGGTCACAATCCTAATGATACTCCTTTTATTGTGAATCAAAATGGTATTGGGATGCTTAGCTTTAAAGGTGTTGACATTTCAGATACATCCTTGGAAGTTGATGAACAGCTCTTAAATAATTTATATATATATCCGAATCCAGCCACGACCTTTGTTACGATTCAATGGGGATTTCTACATGAAGCAAGCATACTAATTTATGATATTACTGGAAAAAAAGTGTATGGTAAAGAAAATCATAAAAACCAACAAATGAATATTGATGTGTCAGACTGGTCCTCTGGACAGTATTTTATAAAAATCACCAATCAATCAGCAACGTATACTAGAATGCTGTTGATTAACTAA
- a CDS encoding SLC13 family permease — MYIVLVILVITIALFVWGKFTPDIVALMSMLSLFLTGILDLQETLSGFSNATVIMIASLFIIGEGLSQTGWTALAGQKFVQWAGKSVPKLLVLVSLGSGVLSGFVSNTGTVATLLPVSVSAAWSIGTVPSKILMPVAFGSNTGGLLTLTGTPPNIIASNALAENGFESFSFFEFALIGLPLLIISILYFRYVGFKILPKNTTDNQPVNIDSEMHEWIENYSVGDNIYRLRIRSMSPMIDTNIGDWKFEENNLSVIRLRRRFPKPLKGIKRFVEFPTADTELRYHDIITVKGSAKDIDKFVIKYHLGILPFKSDNDDLKEEFINQEVGMAEMIVTPNSIVLGRNIPMGLYLQQAGVQLLGASRNNKPLKDKNVAIKAGDAFVIRGTWERIEALKNMYKNIVISGSPESMAKNVDKLTYKSYISLGMLLLMIFLLVFKIVPGAIAAMISAGFILITGCVPMAKAYKGISWISVVMIAAMIPMGLALQKTGVAALAADSLVNTLGSVHPIVLLSGIFLLTTLFSQAINNSATAVLMAPIAIIAAQSLGISPEPFMIVVAISASTAFLTPVGTTTNAMVMSAGDYKFMDYVKVGAPLLLIFFIVSMLLVPLIWPF; from the coding sequence ATGTACATCGTTCTTGTTATTTTAGTTATCACGATTGCCCTTTTTGTATGGGGAAAATTTACACCCGATATTGTCGCGCTCATGTCCATGTTGAGTTTATTCCTAACAGGCATCTTAGATTTGCAAGAAACCCTAAGCGGTTTTAGCAACGCTACCGTGATTATGATTGCTTCTTTATTTATTATCGGAGAAGGTTTATCGCAAACTGGCTGGACGGCGTTGGCTGGACAAAAATTTGTGCAATGGGCAGGAAAAAGTGTACCCAAACTCTTGGTGCTGGTCAGTTTAGGTTCTGGCGTTTTATCAGGATTTGTGAGCAATACAGGAACTGTGGCTACTTTACTTCCCGTAAGTGTTTCCGCAGCTTGGAGCATTGGAACTGTACCATCTAAAATATTAATGCCTGTTGCCTTTGGCTCCAATACGGGCGGATTGCTCACACTGACAGGAACACCACCAAATATTATTGCGAGTAATGCCTTGGCAGAAAACGGTTTTGAATCCTTTTCTTTTTTCGAATTTGCGCTGATTGGTTTGCCGTTACTCATCATTTCGATTCTGTATTTTAGATATGTAGGATTTAAAATTTTACCCAAAAACACTACCGACAATCAACCTGTAAATATTGATTCAGAAATGCACGAATGGATTGAAAATTACAGTGTTGGCGATAACATTTACCGATTGCGAATTCGTTCCATGTCTCCGATGATTGACACGAATATTGGCGATTGGAAATTTGAAGAAAACAACTTGTCCGTCATACGTTTGCGCAGACGTTTTCCAAAACCCCTAAAAGGAATCAAACGTTTTGTTGAGTTTCCAACAGCAGATACCGAACTGCGCTATCACGATATTATTACGGTAAAAGGAAGCGCAAAAGACATTGATAAGTTTGTCATTAAATATCATTTAGGGATTCTTCCATTTAAAAGTGACAATGACGATTTAAAAGAAGAATTTATAAATCAAGAAGTGGGCATGGCAGAAATGATTGTGACTCCAAATTCTATCGTTTTAGGGCGCAATATTCCTATGGGTTTGTACTTACAACAAGCAGGAGTTCAGTTGTTGGGAGCCTCTCGAAACAATAAACCACTCAAAGATAAAAATGTAGCGATAAAAGCGGGTGATGCGTTTGTCATTCGCGGTACTTGGGAACGCATTGAAGCATTGAAAAATATGTACAAAAATATTGTTATCTCAGGAAGTCCAGAAAGTATGGCAAAAAATGTAGACAAGCTTACGTATAAATCATACATTTCGTTAGGAATGCTGTTATTGATGATTTTTTTATTAGTCTTCAAAATTGTGCCAGGCGCCATTGCTGCGATGATTAGCGCAGGATTCATCTTAATAACAGGTTGCGTACCAATGGCAAAAGCCTACAAAGGCATCAGTTGGATTAGCGTGGTTATGATTGCCGCGATGATTCCGATGGGACTGGCATTGCAAAAAACAGGTGTTGCCGCATTGGCAGCCGATAGTTTGGTAAACACGCTGGGAAGTGTACATCCAATCGTATTATTGAGCGGCATATTTTTATTAACCACTTTATTCAGTCAAGCAATTAACAATTCCGCCACAGCGGTTTTAATGGCGCCTATTGCCATCATTGCCGCACAATCGTTAGGCATTTCTCCAGAACCGTTTATGATTGTTGTTGCCATTAGTGCTTCTACCGCTTTTTTAACGCCTGTTGGAACTACGACAAACGCCATGGTGATGTCGGCAGGAGATTATAAGTTTATGGATTATGTAAAAGTTGGTGCGCCGTTGTTGCTGATATTCTTTATCGTTTCTATGCTGTTAGTTCCGTTAATTTGGCCTTTTTAA
- a CDS encoding type IX secretion system membrane protein PorP/SprF → MKIKFLIFIVALLFSISKVKAQDPIFTQFYLIPETLNPGFSGSSEAPYAGVLQRIQWPSLDLRVETSYAFASFWLEEANSGIGFNAISQTESFNDYRLQQFNVNYAYRVQLSDEWFFRPGIEIGWGFKDFNFQNLLLEDQININTGVNSPTSIDPLTPNTTVNYVDISAGMVFNTRNSWIGFSLKHINRPNISLRDERNEPLEMLLSVSTGYEIKLLDMVDISFLPNEAKLIATGNYMRQGRFDRLDIGTIFDFERFLAGATFSMDVFDRTENSHVLTSINPFFGVRITDDLRFGVSYDVNTSNIGRTNGVYEFSLTYRFTSRYEDCYGCPTYIK, encoded by the coding sequence ATGAAAATCAAATTTTTAATTTTTATTGTAGCACTTTTATTTTCAATCTCTAAAGTAAAAGCACAGGATCCAATATTTACACAGTTTTATCTTATTCCTGAAACGTTAAACCCAGGGTTTTCGGGTAGTTCAGAAGCTCCGTATGCAGGTGTTTTGCAGAGAATACAATGGCCGTCATTAGATTTAAGAGTTGAAACGAGTTATGCTTTTGCTAGTTTTTGGCTAGAAGAAGCTAATAGCGGAATCGGTTTCAATGCTATAAGTCAAACAGAAAGCTTTAACGATTATAGACTTCAACAATTCAATGTTAATTACGCATATCGAGTACAATTGTCTGACGAATGGTTTTTTAGACCAGGCATCGAAATAGGTTGGGGATTCAAAGATTTTAACTTTCAAAATCTACTTTTAGAAGATCAAATAAATATCAATACAGGTGTCAATAGTCCTACCTCAATTGATCCCTTAACACCAAATACGACTGTCAATTATGTAGATATTTCTGCCGGAATGGTATTTAACACGCGTAATTCTTGGATAGGATTTTCTTTAAAACATATTAACAGACCTAATATTTCGCTGCGTGATGAAAGAAATGAACCGCTAGAAATGTTGCTTTCTGTTAGTACAGGTTATGAAATAAAATTATTAGATATGGTCGATATTTCGTTTTTACCGAATGAAGCTAAATTAATTGCTACTGGAAATTATATGCGACAAGGCAGGTTTGATCGTTTGGATATAGGAACTATTTTCGATTTTGAACGCTTTCTGGCAGGTGCAACATTTTCTATGGATGTTTTTGACAGAACTGAAAACAGTCATGTATTAACCTCTATAAATCCTTTTTTTGGTGTTCGCATTACCGACGATTTACGGTTTGGTGTTTCGTATGATGTGAATACTTCCAACATTGGAAGAACAAATGGAGTCTATGAATTTTCTTTAACCTATCGCTTTACATCTCGTTATGAAGATTGTTATGGTTGTCCTACCTACATAAAATAA